AACGTCAGCCGCGATCCTTCCGCGGACGTTACGCTCACACCCTCGATTTCCCCGAATTCGGCGGCGTCGACGGATTCGGCGAATTCAACTTCGACCGGTTTCACGAGGCGGTTGCGCAATTCGGAAATGCGGTCCACGGCTACGATCTTGCCTTCGCGGATGAACGCCACCCGGTCGCAGAGCTCCTCGACCTCGGAGAGCACGTGCGAGGAGAAAAACACGGTCGTCCCGCGCCCGGCCGCTTCCTGCAAGTAGCCGTGCAGCTCCTGTTGGATCAGGGGGTCAAGGCCGGTCGTGGGTTCATCCAGGACCAACAGCGGTGGATCGGACTGCAGCGCTCCGGTAAGCGCCAGCTTTTGCTTCATGCCGCGCGAGAACCGGGCGATTCGCGCCGAGGGGTCAAGGTCCAGCCGGTGCAGCAGTTCGTCGCGGCGAATTGCGGCCCGCCCGGAAAGCGATTCCAGCAGGTCCAGCATTGCGCGACCGCTCAGCTGGTCGTAGTGGCTGGCTTCGCCCGGCAGGTATCCGGTCATTCCCCGGATGCGGATTGAATCGGCTCGGGAGTCGTGGCCGAAGACCCGCACCGAACCGCCGCTCGGGCGGATCAGGTCCAGCATCACCCGTATCGCGGTCGATTTGCCCGCCCCGTTGGGGCCGAGGAACCCGAAGATTTCGCCGCGGCCGACTTCCAAATCGATCGAGTCGAGCGCCAGCGTCGACCCGTAGTACTTGGTCAGCGATTGGATTTGGATTGCCGGAAACGGACCTGCGTCCACTCCTCGTCCCTTCCCAACTAGGCGAGCCGCCCTATTTGACCTTAAGCGGGCGCCAGGATCGCGTCCAACATCAGCCCGCAGAACCGGTCCGGTTCCAGGTCTTCCATCAGGCGCGCCGGATTAGACCCTCGGCGGAGTCGCATCCGGCCGGACTCGACGTCGGCCCCGACCATGCCATCCCGCCAGCTGTAGAGTTCGGGCCAGATCAATTCGCCCAACGTGGCCCCGTCGAACATCGGGGTCCGGTCGCGGACGCGGAC
The Chloroflexota bacterium genome window above contains:
- a CDS encoding ABC transporter ATP-binding protein, with the translated sequence MRADVGRDPGARLRSNRAARLVGKGRGVDAGPFPAIQIQSLTKYYGSTLALDSIDLEVGRGEIFGFLGPNGAGKSTAIRVMLDLIRPSGGSVRVFGHDSRADSIRIRGMTGYLPGEASHYDQLSGRAMLDLLESLSGRAAIRRDELLHRLDLDPSARIARFSRGMKQKLALTGALQSDPPLLVLDEPTTGLDPLIQQELHGYLQEAAGRGTTVFFSSHVLSEVEELCDRVAFIREGKIVAVDRISELRNRLVKPVEVEFAESVDAAEFGEIEGVSVTSAEGSRLTFAVTSGMDGLVKALAERTVIDLDSVPPSLEETFLHLYESDRRGNSKEAEIE